The genome window CCTCGAGAGAGTGACGCGGATCATGGTCCTGCCGGGCGGCTTCCCGGATCGCCGATGCCGGAGCAGGCTCGTCGTGAGTGGAGTCACAGAGCAGGAAGGTGCACCTGCTCGACGGATCAGGCGACCAGACCGCGCCGGAACCCGTGGGCCACGGCCTGGGCCCGGTCGCGCACGCCGAGCTTGCGGAACAGCCGGCGGGCGTGGGTCTTGACCGTGTCTTCCGAGAGGTAGAGCTCGCGGCCGATCTGGCCGTTGCTCTTGCCCTGGCTCATACCGCGCAGCACCTGGAGCTCGCGCTCGGTCAGCTGCACGCCGGGGTCCGAGGGCTGCCGGGGAGCGGGCACCGAGGTGCTCGCGAGCGTGTGCGCCAGGGCCGCGACCAGCTCCGGCCGCGAGGCGTCCCAGCGGAGGTAGCCGCGGGCACCGCCGGCGATCGCCGCCGCGATGCTGCCCGCGTCGTCCGGGGCACCGAACACGATCACGTTCGCTTGGGGGTGGGCCGAGACAAGCCGGCGCGTGGCCTCCACACCGTTGGGGACGGCGCGTTGGGTACCGACGAGCACGACGTCCACGGCTTGCCGCGAAAAACGGGCGAGCAACTCGTCACCGTGTGCTACGCAATCTATCCGGCTCACTCCGGGGACAGCAGACATCACACGAGTGAGCCCTTCCCGGACGCTACGCCGGTCATCGCAGATCAGGACCGTCGTCACGGGAACTCCTTCCTGCAGGCGAGTGACGTTCCATAACCCCTATCGGACGCCTTGGGCCAAACCTTGACACGATCCGGTGCTTAATCCGTCAAGAAATTCTGCGGCCCCGCGGACGGACCCGGTTCACCGGAACGGAGCACTGCCCGACACGAGCGGAGCAGCGAACCGCGATCAAGGCCCATAGCTGCGGAATTCACCCGAACGCACTCCGTTCCGGACCGCCATCGCCCGTCTTCGTGAAATCGCTTCACTCACCCGCACACCACTATGTGATTTGCGACACACTGAGCTTAACTCAGGCGAGCACGGTCTCGGAGACGCGTGCGACCGCCGTGCCCAGTGAGTCGAGCAACTCGACATGTGCCGGCAGCGGCTCCTGTGCCCAGCCCGCTCCGGCCACGAACGCGCGCGCCCGCTGGCGGGTGATGGGGATGTCGCCGATGAGCTTCACCGAGGCGTAGTTCGGCTGCCCCGCCCACAGCACCACCGCCGCCGGGGCGGCGCGGCGGACGGCGGCGTCGAGCCCCTCCCTGGGCAGCGCGGCGCCGAACAGCCGGTGCCCGACCCGGTTGGCGGCCAGGGCGGCGGCGAGCGCGACCAGCTCCAGCTCCTGACCCTCCCCGGGCACCGGCGCGAGGACGACAGGGCGCGGGTTGAGCGGTGCCGCGGCGCCGGCGATGACCGACCGCAGCGCGGTCGAGGCGCAGTCCGACAGCAGTTGCAGGGCCTCGACGCCGGTGCCCGAGCGCTGCCACCGCTCGCTGATCGCCCGCAGCACCGGCTGGAGCACGTCGTTCCAGGTCGCCACCACGCCGTCGGCCACGACCGACTCGAGCAGCAGCCGCTGGATAGACCAGGAGTCGAGCGCCAGGGCGGCCCGGCCCAGCCCGCGCGCCCGCGGCCCGGCACCGGTGAGCTTCAGGCCCCGGCCACCGGTGTTGGTGCCCGGCTCGAGGGCGTTCGCGCCGTCGTCGCCGTCGAGGACACCGGAGAAGAGCACCGGCTCGTCCGCCTCGCCCTCCACGTGCGCCGGGGATCCGGACTCGGCCGAGTAGCGCTGCGGCAGCGGCGCGGTCGTGGACCGGGCGAACCGGGCGGCCTCGGCCGGTGAGGCGCCGCGCAGCAGGGCGCGCTGCATCTGCTCCAGCCGCGCGATGTCGTCGGGGCCGTAGCGCCGGTGACGGCCGGTGGTGTGGTCGCTGGGCCCGAGCCCGTACCTGCGGTCCCACGTGCGCAGGGTCGCCGGGGCCACGCCCAGTCGGCGGGCGACCGCCGCGACGGTCAGCCGCGGCTGGTCGCCATCGACGCCGGGGGCACCGCCGGAATGCCCGGATTCGCCGATGCGAGTGGAGTCGTCCTGCCCTTGCGCAGGTTCCGGCGTCGTCACCCGGCACATGTTCCGGTTCCGGGGCGACCGGAGCAAGCCGGTGCGCGGCGGATCTTGCTGATCAAGGAGATCACTCCAACGGTGAACAGCTTTTGACTCGATAAGGGTTGAACAAGTTTT of Saccharopolyspora erythraea contains these proteins:
- a CDS encoding response regulator transcription factor; protein product: MTTVLICDDRRSVREGLTRVMSAVPGVSRIDCVAHGDELLARFSRQAVDVVLVGTQRAVPNGVEATRRLVSAHPQANVIVFGAPDDAGSIAAAIAGGARGYLRWDASRPELVAALAHTLASTSVPAPRQPSDPGVQLTERELQVLRGMSQGKSNGQIGRELYLSEDTVKTHARRLFRKLGVRDRAQAVAHGFRRGLVA
- a CDS encoding MerR family transcriptional regulator; translated protein: MTTPEPAQGQDDSTRIGESGHSGGAPGVDGDQPRLTVAAVARRLGVAPATLRTWDRRYGLGPSDHTTGRHRRYGPDDIARLEQMQRALLRGASPAEAARFARSTTAPLPQRYSAESGSPAHVEGEADEPVLFSGVLDGDDGANALEPGTNTGGRGLKLTGAGPRARGLGRAALALDSWSIQRLLLESVVADGVVATWNDVLQPVLRAISERWQRSGTGVEALQLLSDCASTALRSVIAGAAAPLNPRPVVLAPVPGEGQELELVALAAALAANRVGHRLFGAALPREGLDAAVRRAAPAAVVLWAGQPNYASVKLIGDIPITRQRARAFVAGAGWAQEPLPAHVELLDSLGTAVARVSETVLA